Proteins encoded within one genomic window of Brassica rapa cultivar Chiifu-401-42 chromosome A09, CAAS_Brap_v3.01, whole genome shotgun sequence:
- the LOC117125654 gene encoding uncharacterized protein LOC117125654, translated as MKPMPWLNSAAFLGFDTEVAKLTHVLASEAAQIVGVGATAQVDVDLPCSLADIVGNTYTFQLKLKYFNFFANHQTFTISRIFPAQELAPIPTLEEGADVTEPALLQNVAAAPEGIAAITSSVAAPSPEADGTFSQREELAAEEADLAGNASKKARVE; from the exons ATGAAACCAATGCCGTGGCTGAACTCCG CGGCTTTCCTTGGGTTTGATACAGAAGTCGCTAAACTGACTCATGTTCTAGCTTCTGAGGCTGCACAAATCGTG GGTGTAGGTGCTACTGCTCAGGTCGATGTTGATCTGCCTTGCTCACTCGCTGATATTGTGGGAAATACCTATACTTTCCAGCTCAAGTTGAAGTACTTCAATTTTTTTGCAAACCACCAAACTTTTACCATTTCTCGCATATTCCCTGCGCAGGAGCTTGCGCCCATTCCAACTTTAGAG GAAGGTGCAGATGTTACCGAGCCAGCGCTTCTTCAGAATGTTGCAGCAGCACCAGAAGGTATAGCTGCAATCACGTCCAGCGTTGCAGCGCCTTCCCCCGAGGCTGATGGTACTTTTTCCCAGCGTGAGGAACTAGCTGCGGAGGAAGCTGATCTGGCAGGGAATGCCAGTAAGAAAGCACGTGTGGAATGA